Proteins from a genomic interval of Lolium perenne isolate Kyuss_39 chromosome 1, Kyuss_2.0, whole genome shotgun sequence:
- the LOC127327875 gene encoding uncharacterized acetyltransferase At3g50280-like — protein sequence MERPRNAENTAAYPDNMAPPISAAPVPASVPASIITVVSKQTVRPERASPIGDLKLSFSDMLMLSCSYIQKGLFFQPSGTPMAGLLSSLVSSLSRALGVFPPLAGRLVTLPDGRIVIRCDDDAAVEFFHAVAPALSLADFLVSDADVPTMLTKELFPMAGAVSYEGHHRPLSSFQVTELGDGAFFLSVVVNHAVVDGTSFWHFFNTWAGLCRGDPVQPPDFGRSFFGGSTAVLRFSGRDGPAGTLHAAPPLRERVVHFSAAAIRDLKAAANGCGKTNEDSMVNGEISSFQSICAHMWLAVTRARLQLAADATTRFIMAVNCRHRLRPKISPVYFGNAIQILATTATVAELAANGLRWAAARLHAKVAVQDDGAIRQAAADWEAAPWCFSRGNLDSATLIIGSSPRFPMYDGTDFGWGKAVAVRSGCDSKIDGVLSALPGQAGDGSVDVEVCLAPDTMARLLGDNEFLQYVSHAP from the coding sequence ATGGAGAGACCGAGGAACGCCGAGAACACAGCAGCATATCCAGATAACATGGCTCCGCCGATCTCCGCCGCGCCGGTTCCCGCGAGCGTGCCGGCGTCCATCATCACCGTCGTGTCAAAGCAGACCGTTCGGCCCGAGCGCGCTTCGCCGATCGGAGACCTCAAGCTATCCTTCTCCGACATGCTCATGCTTTCGTGCAGCTACATTCAGAAGGGGCTATTCTTCCAGCCTTCCGGCACGCCGATGGCCGGCCTCCTGTCTTCGCTGGTGTCGTCACTCTCCCGCGCGCTCGGCGTCTTCCCGCCGCTCGCGGGGCGGCTAGTCACGCTCCCCGACGGCCGCATCGTCATCCGGTGCGACGACGACGCTGCCGTCGAGTTCTTCCATGCGGTGGCGCCCGCTCTGTCGCTTGCGGACTTCCTCGTGTCGGACGCCGACGTGCCCACCATGCTGACGAAAGAGCTGTTCCCGATGGCCGGCGCCGTGAGCTACGAAGGCCACCACCGCCCGCTCTCGTCATTCCAAGTCACGGAGCTCGGGGACGGCGCTTTCTTTCTCTCCGTCGTCGTCAACCACGCGGTCGTGGACGGGACCTCGTTTTGGCACTTCTTTAATACGTGGGCTGGGCTGTGCCGCGGCGATCCAGTCCAGCCACCGGACTTCGGCCGCAGTTTCTTTGGCGGCTCGACggccgtcctccgcttttccggaCGCGACGGCCCTGCAGGGACGTTACACGCGGCGCCGCCGCTGCGCGAGCGAGTCGTCCACTTCAGCGCCGCCGCGATCCGCGACCTGAAAGCCGCCGCCAACGGCTGTGGAAAAACCAACGAGGACTCCATGGTGAACGGAGAGATCTCCTCCTTCCAATCGATCTGCGCGCATATGTGGCTGGCCGTGACGCGAGCGAGGCTGCAGCTGGCTGCCGATGCGACGACCAGGTTCATCATGGCGGTGAACTGCCGGCACCGTCTGCGCCCCAAGATCTCCCCGGTCTACTTCGGCAACGCCATCCAGATCCTGGCCACCACGGCGACGGTGGCCGAGCTGGCTGCCAACGGCCTCCGCTGGGCGGCTGCAAGGCTGCACGCCAAGGTGGCGGTGCAAGACGACGGCGCCATCAGGCAGGCGGCAGCGGACTGGGAGGCCGCGCCCTGGTGCTTCTCGCGGGGCAACCTCGACAGCGCCACGCTCATAATCGGCAGCTCGCCGCGCTTTCCTATGTACGACGGCACTGATTTCGGGTGGGGCAAGGCCGTTGCTGTTAGGAGCGGGTGCGATAGCAAAATTGACGGGGTGCTGTCGGCGTTGCCGGGCCAGGCCGGGGATGGCAGCGTCGACGTTGAGGTTTGCCTTGCCCCGGACACCATGGCCCGCCTTCTCGGCGACAATGAATTCCTGCAGTACGTGTCGCATGCACCTTGA